In Apium graveolens cultivar Ventura chromosome 10, ASM990537v1, whole genome shotgun sequence, the following are encoded in one genomic region:
- the LOC141691618 gene encoding uncharacterized protein LOC141691618, with translation MTDQRRIVREMEDNFANIRLEDEEEGGLMYEGEEGEVSSEIDVRWCLVGRFLTDSPVDFQAMQHKMASLWKPGRGVYIKEIDANHYVFQFYHEVDIKRVIDGSPWTFGRFQLIFERLKPCDDPRSISINKLDLWVQLHGMSSRFMSQRVVKDIGNYIGCYVESNANNFVGVWREYLRVCVSVALDIPLKRMMKLKNSENDRCLRSALYVA, from the coding sequence ATGACAGATCAAAGAAGAATAGTTCGTGAAATGGAAGATAACTTTGCAAACATTAGGCTAGAAGATGAGGAAGAGGGTGGTCTTATGTACGAGGGAGAGGAAGGGGAGGTATCATCAGAGATTGATGTTCGATGGTGTCTGGTTGGCAGATTTTTGACAGACTCACCGGTTGATTTTCAAGCAATGCAGCATAAGATGGCGTCATTATGGAAACCAGGGAGGGGAGTTTATATTAAGGAAATTGACGCTAATCATTATGTGTTCCAATTTTATCACGAGGTTGATATCAAAAGGGTGATTGATGGTAGCCCATGGACATTTGGGAGGTTTCAGTTGATATTCGAAAGATTAAAGCCATGTGATGATCCACGATCTATCAGTATTAATAAATTGGACCTGTGGGTTCAACTACATGGAATGTCCTCAAGATTCATGTCACAGAGAGTAGTGAAGGATATCGGGAATTACATTGGCTGTTATGTGGAATCGAATGCAAATAACTTTGTTGGTGTATGGAGGGAGTACTTAAGGGTGTGCGTGTCAGTTGCACTAGACATTCCTCTCAAGAGAATGATGAAACTTAAAAATTCGGAGAATGATCGGTGCCTACGTTCTGCTTTATATGTAGCCTGA
- the LOC141691619 gene encoding protein NIM1-INTERACTING 3, which produces METRSGKNKGKALCDGDHGDDEEENMEKFFQLVKNIRGARDYVVNYGSDDLKLENVEGDKRRRVEDERMQLHATWKPTFQPQDFQVNTSSSTVQSNDGTEKDEMKRISGLGLDLNFPP; this is translated from the coding sequence ATGGAAACCAGAAGTGGGaaaaacaaaggaaaggctctatGTGATGGAGATCATGGCGACGACGAAGAAGAAAACATGGAGAAATTCTTCCAACTCGTAAAAAACATTCGAGGAGCTCGTGATTATGTCGTAAACTATGGTTCTGATGATTTGAAGCTGGAAAATGTGGAGGGAGACAAGAGAAGGAGAGTTGAGGATGAAAGAATGCAGCTTCATGCCACGTGGAAGCCGACATTCCAACCCCAGGATTTTCAGGTGAATACGTCTAGTTCTACAGTTCAAAGCAATGACGGAACAGAGAAAGATGAGATGAAAAGAATTTCCGGGTTGGGATTAGACCTCAACTTTCCACCTTGA
- the LOC141689155 gene encoding shaggy-related protein kinase alpha-like has translation MASVSVAPALGVREPSGNSVAVDRLPEEMNDMKIRDEKEMEATVVDGNGTETGHIIVTTIGGRNGQPKQTISYMAERVVGQGSFGVVFQAKCLETGEAVAIKKVLQDKRYKNRELQTMRVLDHPNVVALKHCFFSTTEKEELYLNLVLEFVPETVHRVIRHYNKMNQRMPMIYVKLYSYQILRALAYIHGSIGVCHRDIKPQNLLVNPHTHQVKLCDFGSAKVLVKGEPNISYICSRYYRAPELIFGATEYTTAIDIWSAGCVLAELLLGQPLFPGESGVDQLVEIIKVLGTPTREEIKCMNPNYTEFKFPQIKAHPWHKIFHKRMPPEAVDLVSRLLQYSPNLRSTALDSLTHPFFDELRDPNTRLPNGRFLPPLFNFKSHELKKVAPEMLGKLIPEHARKQSAFFTS, from the exons ATGGCTTCAGTAAGTGTTGCTCCCGCTTTGGGAGTAAGAGAACCTAGTGGAAATAGTGTTGCTGTTGATAGGTTGCCTGAAGAAATGAACGACATGAAAATCAGAGATGAGAAG GAGATGGAAGCTACAGTTGTTGACGGTAACGGGACAGAGACCGGTCATATTATTGTGACCACTATTGGCGGTAGAAATGGCCAGCCAAAGCAG ACCATAAGTTATATGGCAGAGCGTGTCGTGGGGCAAGGATCATTTGGAGTAGTTTTCCAG GCAAAGTGCTTAGAGACTGGTGAAGCTGTTGCAATTAAAAAAGTTCTTCAAGACAAGAGGTACAAGAACAGGGAGCTGCAAACCATGCGTGTCCTGGATCACCCAAATGTGGTTGCTCTCAAACATTGTTTCTTTTCAACAACTGAAAAGGAGGAGCTATATCTTAATTTGGTATTGGAGTTTGTGCCGGAAACAGTTCATCGTGTGATCAGACACTATAACAAGATGAATCAAAGAATGCCCATGATTTATGTTAAACTTTATAGTTACCAG ATTTTGAGAGCATTGGCTTACATTCATGGCAGTATTGGAGTATGCCACAGAGACATTAAACCTCAAAATCTACTT GTTAATCCTCATACTCATCAAGTGAAACTGTGCGACTTCGGAAGCGCAAAAGTCTTG GTCAAAGGAGAGCCAAACATTTCATACATATGCTCTAGGTACTACCGGGCTCCTGAACTTATATTTGGTGCAACAGAGTACACTACAGCCATAGATATCTGGTCTGCTGGTTGTGTGTTGGCCGAATTGTTGCTTGGACAG CCTCTTTTCCCTGGTGAGAGTGGAGTGGACCAACTCGTGGAAATTATCAAG GTTTTAGGAACCCCAACAAGGGAAGAAATCAAATGCATGAATCCTAATTACACAGAGTTCAAGTTTCCACAGATAAAAGCGCATCCATGGCATAAG ATATTCCACAAACGCATGCCACCAGAGGCTGTTGATCTGGTATCAAGACTGCTACAATACTCTCCAAATCTTAGGAGCACAGCT TTGGATTCTCTGACACATCCATTCTTTGATGAGCTTCGTGATCCAAACACCCGCTTACCAAATGGACGATTTCTTCCGCCTCTTTTCAACTTTAAGTCTCACG AGCTGAAGAAGGTCGCACCAGAGATGCTGGGAAAGCTTATTCCAGAGCACGCCAGAAAGCAAAGTGCATTCTTTACTTCTTAA